Proteins encoded by one window of Chryseobacterium foetidum:
- the kdpA gene encoding potassium-transporting ATPase subunit KdpA produces MNTEILGVVAMFVITLLLAITFGKYISKVYTGEKTFLDPVFKPLEKFFYKLSGIDSDSEMNWKQHLTALLTINFLWFFISMLILMNMSWLPLNPDGNPDMSPDLAFNTTISFLVNCNLQHYSGETGLSYLGQIWLMFLQFVSAATGMAASIVIFKAFREKSTEKLGNFYDYFLKSTTRILLPLSLLMGAVMVFQGMPMTFSGKDKMITLEGKNVVVSTGPVAAFVPIKHIGTNGGGFFGANGAHPLENPSYFTNMVEMFAQFIIPMAMVFAFGHFIRRKKFGYMIFGVMTAGFLLLAVPTVIMEMNGNPAISQMGIDQSLGAMEGKEIRFGAAASGFWSIVTTVISTGSINSMHDSAMPLSGMTQMLAMMVNAFYGGDGAGILNIFIYIILAVFISGLMVGRTPEFMGKKIEAREMKIAMIVALFHPFLILVGTAIATYFPEVGTSTLNNPGFHGFSEMLYEYTSSAANNGSGFEGLGDNNLFWNISTGIVLLLGRFLPIIGPVAIAGLLAQKKYIPEGEGTLKTDTSTFGLMIFAVIAIIAALAFFPALALGPIAEYFSMK; encoded by the coding sequence ATGAACACTGAAATTTTAGGCGTTGTAGCGATGTTTGTCATAACATTGCTTTTAGCGATAACTTTTGGAAAGTATATTTCAAAAGTCTACACAGGAGAAAAAACATTTCTGGATCCTGTTTTTAAACCCTTAGAAAAGTTTTTCTATAAATTATCAGGTATTGATTCTGATTCTGAAATGAACTGGAAACAGCATCTGACTGCACTTTTAACCATCAATTTTCTGTGGTTTTTTATCAGCATGCTGATTCTGATGAATATGAGCTGGCTTCCGCTCAATCCCGACGGAAATCCCGATATGTCTCCGGATCTGGCTTTTAATACAACCATTTCTTTTTTAGTCAACTGTAATCTGCAACATTATTCAGGCGAAACGGGATTAAGTTATCTTGGTCAAATCTGGCTGATGTTCCTACAGTTCGTTTCCGCAGCGACGGGAATGGCTGCGTCGATTGTAATTTTTAAAGCTTTCAGAGAAAAATCTACAGAGAAGCTGGGGAACTTTTATGATTATTTCCTTAAATCAACCACAAGAATTCTCTTACCTCTCTCACTGTTGATGGGCGCTGTAATGGTATTTCAGGGAATGCCAATGACTTTCAGCGGAAAAGATAAAATGATAACGCTCGAAGGTAAAAATGTGGTAGTTTCCACAGGGCCGGTTGCCGCATTTGTTCCTATCAAACATATCGGAACCAATGGTGGTGGCTTTTTTGGAGCTAACGGAGCACATCCTCTGGAAAACCCAAGCTACTTTACCAATATGGTGGAGATGTTTGCACAATTTATCATTCCGATGGCGATGGTTTTTGCATTCGGACATTTTATCCGCAGAAAAAAGTTCGGATACATGATTTTTGGCGTGATGACAGCCGGTTTTCTCCTGCTGGCAGTGCCTACAGTCATTATGGAAATGAATGGAAATCCCGCCATCAGCCAAATGGGAATTGATCAGTCTTTGGGAGCGATGGAAGGTAAAGAAATCCGTTTCGGAGCTGCCGCTTCAGGTTTTTGGAGCATTGTGACGACGGTGATTTCTACGGGTTCTATCAATTCAATGCACGACAGTGCAATGCCGCTTTCCGGAATGACCCAGATGCTTGCCATGATGGTGAATGCTTTCTACGGCGGCGACGGCGCAGGTATTCTGAATATTTTCATCTATATTATTCTCGCCGTTTTCATCAGTGGATTGATGGTCGGCCGTACTCCGGAATTTATGGGTAAAAAAATTGAAGCCCGTGAAATGAAAATTGCCATGATTGTAGCGCTTTTCCACCCGTTTTTAATTCTTGTAGGAACTGCGATTGCGACCTATTTTCCTGAAGTCGGAACTTCTACACTCAATAATCCTGGATTCCATGGTTTCAGTGAGATGCTTTATGAATATACTTCTTCAGCTGCCAACAACGGAAGCGGTTTTGAAGGCTTGGGTGACAATAATCTTTTCTGGAATATTTCCACCGGAATTGTTCTGTTGCTCGGTCGTTTCTTGCCAATCATCGGTCCGGTAGCGATTGCGGGATTACTGGCTCAGAAAAAATACATTCCGGAAGGAGAAGGAACTTTAAAAACAGATACCTCCACATTCGGGCTGATGATTTTTGCAGTAATTGCGATTATAGCCGCACTGGCTTTCTTTCCGGCACTGGCATTGGGACCGATTGCAGAATACTTTTCAATGAAATAA
- the gloA2 gene encoding SMU1112c/YaeR family gloxylase I-like metalloprotein produces MKIHHIAIICSDYEVSKKFYTEILGLNILREVYREERRSYKLDLAIGDHYVIELFSFPNPPKRPSRPESCGLRHLAFSVGYVNEKREELIQKGLNCEEIRVDEFTGKEFFFTQDPDGLPLEFYEEYFEHRVH; encoded by the coding sequence ATGAAAATCCATCACATAGCCATCATCTGTTCAGATTACGAAGTCTCAAAAAAGTTTTATACAGAAATTTTAGGTTTAAACATCCTCCGTGAAGTCTACCGTGAAGAAAGGCGGTCCTACAAACTGGATCTGGCGATTGGAGATCATTATGTGATTGAATTATTTTCATTTCCAAATCCTCCTAAACGACCTTCCAGACCGGAATCCTGTGGTTTGAGACATCTGGCTTTTTCTGTCGGATATGTAAACGAAAAAAGAGAAGAATTAATTCAGAAAGGTTTAAACTGCGAAGAAATCCGTGTTGATGAATTTACCGGAAAAGAATTTTTCTTTACTCAGGATCCTGATGGTTTGCCTTTGGAATTTTATGAAGAGTATTTTGAACACAGAGTACACTAG
- a CDS encoding ABC transporter ATP-binding protein — protein sequence MSLIINNLTKTFGTQTALNNVSISTEKNEIIGLLGPNGAGKSTLMKSIVGALKIEQGEIFLDGKNIVENEIETKKRIGFLPENNPLYLEMFVKEYLQFVANIHKIPMSRVDEVIETVGLTPEKSKKIGQLSKGYKQRVGLAQAIIHQPELLILDEPTNGLDPNQILEIRSVIKEIGNKKTVILSTHIMQEVEALCSRVILIHKGNILQDCAIEDFKGKFNSLEEAFTAYTTEQTI from the coding sequence ATGTCATTAATCATAAATAATTTAACCAAAACTTTCGGAACTCAGACTGCTCTGAATAACGTCAGCATTTCTACGGAAAAAAACGAGATCATCGGCCTTTTGGGACCCAACGGAGCGGGAAAGTCTACCTTAATGAAATCAATCGTCGGTGCTTTGAAAATTGAGCAGGGCGAAATTTTTTTAGACGGAAAAAATATTGTTGAAAACGAAATAGAAACCAAAAAGAGAATCGGTTTTCTACCTGAAAACAATCCGCTATATCTGGAAATGTTTGTGAAGGAATATCTGCAGTTCGTTGCAAATATCCACAAAATCCCGATGTCGAGAGTAGATGAAGTGATTGAAACTGTCGGCCTGACTCCGGAAAAATCCAAAAAAATAGGTCAGCTATCCAAAGGTTACAAACAGAGAGTCGGTCTTGCCCAGGCAATTATTCACCAGCCGGAACTTTTAATTTTAGATGAACCGACCAACGGCTTAGATCCAAACCAAATTCTTGAGATAAGAAGCGTGATTAAAGAAATCGGCAATAAAAAGACGGTAATTCTTTCCACTCACATCATGCAGGAAGTGGAAGCGCTTTGCAGCAGGGTAATTTTGATCCACAAAGGAAATATTCTGCAGGATTGTGCCATTGAAGATTTTAAAGGTAAATTCAACAGTCTGGAAGAAGCTTTTACAGCTTATACAACTGAGCAAACTATTTAA
- a CDS encoding potassium-transporting ATPase subunit F → MTLLFLLSVAIFIYICYVLVKPEKF, encoded by the coding sequence ATGACTCTACTATTCTTATTGTCAGTAGCCATATTCATTTATATATGTTATGTGCTCGTAAAGCCGGAAAAATTTTAA
- a CDS encoding DUF1634 domain-containing protein, which yields MRKNFTDVDLNRSVGNLLRLGVILSVITSLIGFIKLFMEGFKMPRKYKLLDMGTSSEKVWSHFWETLCKGEGMAIIQLGILMLIFTPLMRIIFALIGYLKEKDYTYVIISSIVLAIMAVSFFTGYAH from the coding sequence ATGAGAAAGAATTTCACTGATGTAGACCTGAACCGTTCCGTTGGAAATCTCCTTCGTCTGGGCGTAATTTTATCGGTAATCACTTCGCTGATTGGTTTTATTAAACTCTTCATGGAAGGTTTCAAAATGCCCCGAAAGTACAAACTTCTCGACATGGGAACGTCTTCAGAAAAAGTCTGGAGTCATTTCTGGGAAACACTTTGCAAGGGTGAAGGGATGGCCATTATTCAACTGGGAATTCTGATGCTCATTTTCACGCCTTTGATGAGAATTATTTTTGCTTTAATCGGATATTTGAAGGAAAAAGATTACACTTATGTAATTATTTCCTCAATTGTTCTGGCGATTATGGCTGTGAGCTTTTTCACGGGCTACGCGCATTAA
- a CDS encoding K(+)-transporting ATPase subunit C, whose product MKKHILPAIKMTALCIVLLAIVYPVSIWAIAQLSPHQGKGDIIQHQNKTYYENIGQSFTSDKYFWSRPSAVDYNAAGSAGSNKGPSNEEYLKQVQARIDTILMKNPGIKKLEIPADLVTASGSGLDPNFSVQAAKIQVKRIAKIRNIDESKINNVIAEHTEKPLAGLFGPEKINVLKLNIALDRLSAK is encoded by the coding sequence ATGAAAAAACATATTTTACCTGCAATTAAAATGACTGCTCTCTGCATCGTCCTTCTTGCGATTGTTTATCCAGTATCCATTTGGGCAATTGCTCAGCTTTCGCCTCATCAGGGAAAGGGAGATATAATTCAACATCAGAACAAAACTTATTACGAAAACATCGGACAGTCTTTCACCAGCGACAAATATTTTTGGTCAAGACCTTCAGCGGTTGACTACAACGCTGCGGGATCGGCAGGAAGCAACAAAGGTCCGTCGAATGAAGAATATTTAAAACAGGTTCAGGCTAGAATCGATACGATTTTAATGAAAAATCCAGGAATTAAGAAGTTAGAAATTCCGGCAGACTTGGTTACAGCCAGCGGAAGCGGATTGGATCCGAATTTCTCTGTACAGGCAGCCAAAATTCAGGTGAAAAGAATTGCCAAAATCAGAAATATTGATGAAAGTAAAATCAATAATGTCATCGCCGAACACACAGAAAAACCTTTGGCAGGATTGTTTGGACCGGAAAAAATCAATGTCCTGAAACTGAATATCGCACTTGACAGGTTAAGTGCAAAGTAA
- the kdpB gene encoding potassium-transporting ATPase subunit KdpB yields the protein MAQNKSLFQKELVQEALKQSFVKLNPKLMFKNPVMFLVWLGTLVMFFVSIWTLTGEKSQGSFAYNFTVFIILLLTVLFGNFAEAIAEARGKAQADSLRKTREETPAKLQNGETISSSKLQKGDIFVCEAGDIIPSDGEIIEGLATIDESAITGESAPVIREAGGDKSSVTGGTKVLSDKIVVQVTTQPGESFLDKMIALVEGASRQKTPNEIALTILLAGFTLVFIIVCVTLKPFADYSNVTITIASFISLFVCLIPTTIGGLLSAIGIAGMDRALRANVITKSGRAVETAGDIDVLLLDKTGTITIGNRKATGFYPAHDIDETQLIKAAVLSSMSDETPEGKSIIELAGINPLSYEITDPQFIKFTAETRSSGIDYEGNRIRKGATDAIRKIAEAAGNEFPQEIDLKVKEISQNGGTPLVVSENEKVLGVIELQDIIKTGISERFERLRKMGIKTVVVTGDNPLTAKFIAEKAGVDDFIAEAKPEDKMNYIKKEQQDGRLVAMMGDGTNDAPALAQADVGVAMNSGTQAAKESGNMVDLDNDPTKLIEVVEIGKQLLMTRGTLTTFSIANDVAKYFAIIPALFITAIPALQGLNIMNLHSPESAILSAVIFNAIIIPILIPLALKGVAYKPIGASALLRRNLFIFGLGGVIIPFIGIKLIDIIVSLFF from the coding sequence ATGGCTCAAAATAAATCTTTGTTTCAAAAAGAATTGGTTCAGGAAGCATTGAAACAGTCTTTTGTGAAATTGAATCCGAAACTGATGTTTAAAAATCCCGTCATGTTTCTCGTATGGCTCGGAACATTGGTGATGTTTTTCGTAAGCATCTGGACTTTAACTGGAGAAAAATCTCAGGGAAGTTTCGCTTACAATTTCACGGTATTCATTATCCTTTTGCTCACCGTCCTGTTTGGGAATTTCGCTGAAGCCATCGCCGAAGCAAGAGGAAAGGCTCAGGCAGACAGTTTGCGTAAAACGAGAGAGGAAACACCTGCAAAACTCCAGAATGGTGAAACAATTTCTTCCTCTAAATTACAGAAAGGTGACATTTTCGTTTGTGAAGCCGGTGATATCATCCCTTCAGACGGAGAAATCATCGAAGGTCTTGCTACGATTGATGAAAGCGCAATTACAGGTGAATCTGCTCCCGTCATTCGTGAGGCTGGTGGCGACAAAAGTTCTGTGACCGGTGGAACAAAAGTTCTGTCTGATAAAATCGTTGTACAGGTAACCACACAACCAGGTGAAAGCTTTTTAGATAAAATGATTGCGTTGGTGGAAGGTGCTTCAAGACAGAAAACGCCTAACGAAATTGCCCTGACGATTTTACTCGCAGGTTTTACTCTGGTTTTCATCATTGTCTGTGTTACTTTAAAACCATTTGCGGATTATTCTAATGTCACCATTACCATCGCATCGTTTATTTCACTTTTTGTCTGTTTAATTCCAACTACAATTGGCGGATTATTGTCAGCAATCGGTATTGCGGGAATGGACAGAGCCTTGCGCGCCAACGTGATCACAAAAAGCGGTAGAGCCGTGGAAACGGCTGGAGATATCGATGTCTTGCTATTAGATAAAACAGGTACAATCACCATTGGGAACCGTAAAGCAACAGGATTTTATCCGGCTCACGATATTGATGAAACACAATTGATCAAAGCGGCAGTTTTAAGTTCAATGTCTGATGAAACTCCGGAAGGGAAATCGATCATCGAACTGGCGGGAATCAATCCTTTAAGTTATGAAATCACTGATCCACAGTTTATCAAATTCACTGCAGAAACCAGAAGCTCAGGAATTGATTATGAAGGAAACCGCATCCGAAAGGGTGCAACAGACGCCATCAGAAAAATAGCTGAAGCGGCCGGAAATGAATTTCCACAGGAAATAGATTTAAAAGTAAAAGAAATTTCCCAAAACGGAGGAACTCCACTGGTAGTTTCGGAAAATGAAAAAGTTTTGGGCGTAATCGAGCTTCAGGACATTATCAAAACCGGAATCAGCGAACGTTTTGAGCGTCTGAGAAAAATGGGAATCAAAACGGTGGTGGTAACCGGTGATAATCCTCTCACTGCAAAATTTATCGCCGAAAAGGCCGGGGTTGATGATTTTATCGCCGAAGCAAAACCGGAAGATAAAATGAATTACATCAAAAAAGAACAGCAGGACGGTCGATTGGTTGCCATGATGGGTGACGGTACCAATGATGCTCCTGCACTGGCTCAGGCAGATGTTGGTGTTGCCATGAACAGCGGAACTCAGGCTGCAAAAGAATCCGGAAATATGGTGGATTTGGATAACGACCCGACAAAATTGATTGAAGTTGTGGAAATCGGAAAACAGTTGCTGATGACGAGAGGAACGCTGACGACATTCAGCATTGCCAATGATGTTGCGAAATATTTTGCCATTATTCCGGCATTGTTTATCACTGCAATTCCGGCTCTGCAAGGTTTAAACATCATGAATCTTCATAGTCCCGAAAGTGCCATTTTATCAGCGGTTATCTTTAACGCGATTATTATTCCGATACTGATTCCGTTGGCGTTGAAAGGGGTTGCTTACAAACCAATCGGCGCATCGGCTTTGCTGAGAAGGAATTTATTCATCTTCGGTTTAGGCGGCGTGATTATCCCATTTATCGGCATTAAACTCATCGACATTATCGTATCCTTATTTTTCTAA
- a CDS encoding M13 family metallopeptidase encodes MKKINIAVLAFSGLVFLNSCGTNKKVAVNRGEQPTAAKTDSVFVGMKEEGINLAYMDKSVRPQDDFFTYVNGNWVKETQIPSDKASWGSFNALRENVDDASLDILNKILSETYPEGSEGQKIQNLYASFMDTSKRNAEGLAPIKSDLAKIDAIKNVADLQKYLLEATKLGDNSFYGWRVSADLKDSNMNAVYLGGPDLGLGRDYYQKVNEANTKTLAEYQNYIAKLFVILGYKNSDAVAKNVVDFEKKMANDLLTLEQNRDANLRYNPKKVSELPALVKNVNLPKYLKDAGVNTDRVIIGELKYYQTMDQIFTQKNIPLLKDYLKYHIVNGNAANLDENLEKIRFDFYSKYLQGQKEQRPMNKRGLAMVNSILGEAFGKLYVEKYFTPESKQQMETYIDYIVKAFDKHITEIDWMSPETKVKAHEKLSKFSVKIAYPDQWKDYSKLKVEKGTSLYSNLQNVSAWQYGKSLEKVGKPVDKKEWGMTPQTVNAYYSGSNNEIVFPAAILQPPFYNPKADAAVNFGGIGAVIGHEISHGFDDSGSRFDGDGNLNNWWTAEDRKNFDAKVAQLAAQYNAYEPVKGSFVNGKFTSGENIGDLGGVSVAYEALQMYLKDKGNPGLISGFTQDQRFFLSWATVWRTKSTEQYMINQVKTDPHSPGVFRAFGPLVNQDSFIKAFDIKEGDKMYKAPSERIMIW; translated from the coding sequence ATGAAAAAAATAAATATTGCCGTTTTGGCATTTTCAGGTCTTGTTTTTTTGAATTCCTGCGGAACCAATAAGAAAGTAGCCGTAAACAGAGGAGAGCAACCCACTGCTGCAAAGACCGATTCTGTGTTCGTTGGAATGAAGGAAGAAGGAATAAACCTTGCCTATATGGATAAATCAGTAAGACCTCAGGACGATTTTTTTACCTACGTCAACGGAAACTGGGTAAAAGAAACCCAAATTCCATCAGACAAAGCGAGCTGGGGCTCTTTCAATGCATTGAGAGAAAATGTGGATGATGCTTCTCTGGATATTTTAAACAAAATTTTAAGTGAAACCTATCCTGAAGGTTCAGAAGGTCAGAAAATCCAGAATCTTTACGCAAGTTTTATGGATACTTCAAAACGAAATGCTGAAGGTTTAGCTCCAATAAAATCTGATCTGGCAAAAATTGATGCCATTAAAAATGTTGCAGATCTTCAGAAATATTTGCTTGAAGCTACAAAATTGGGAGACAATTCATTCTATGGATGGAGGGTAAGCGCAGATTTGAAAGATTCAAATATGAATGCCGTTTATCTTGGCGGGCCCGATCTTGGTTTGGGAAGAGATTATTACCAAAAAGTAAACGAAGCCAATACCAAAACTTTGGCAGAATATCAGAATTATATTGCTAAACTTTTTGTGATTTTAGGTTATAAAAATTCTGATGCTGTAGCTAAAAATGTGGTTGATTTTGAGAAAAAAATGGCGAACGACCTGCTGACTTTGGAGCAGAACCGCGATGCCAACCTGAGATACAATCCAAAAAAAGTATCTGAGCTTCCGGCTTTGGTGAAAAATGTAAACCTTCCGAAATATTTAAAGGATGCAGGTGTCAACACAGACCGTGTGATCATTGGAGAACTTAAATATTACCAGACTATGGATCAGATTTTTACTCAGAAAAATATTCCATTGCTGAAAGATTATCTGAAATACCATATCGTAAACGGAAATGCTGCCAATCTTGATGAAAATTTAGAAAAAATCCGTTTTGATTTCTATTCTAAATATCTGCAGGGACAGAAAGAGCAGCGTCCGATGAACAAAAGAGGTTTGGCAATGGTCAATTCTATTTTGGGGGAAGCTTTCGGAAAATTGTACGTAGAAAAGTACTTCACGCCGGAGTCTAAGCAACAAATGGAAACCTACATCGATTACATCGTAAAAGCTTTCGATAAACACATCACCGAAATCGACTGGATGTCTCCTGAAACCAAAGTGAAGGCCCACGAAAAACTTTCTAAATTCAGCGTGAAAATTGCCTATCCGGATCAATGGAAAGATTATTCTAAGTTAAAAGTTGAAAAAGGAACTTCATTGTATTCAAATCTTCAGAACGTATCAGCATGGCAATACGGAAAAAGTCTGGAGAAAGTGGGGAAACCTGTAGACAAAAAAGAGTGGGGAATGACTCCGCAAACGGTTAACGCGTATTACAGCGGTTCAAACAATGAGATCGTATTTCCTGCAGCCATTTTACAGCCACCGTTTTACAATCCAAAAGCTGACGCAGCAGTAAATTTCGGTGGAATAGGAGCTGTGATCGGTCACGAGATTTCACACGGTTTTGACGACAGTGGCTCAAGATTCGACGGTGATGGAAATCTAAATAACTGGTGGACAGCCGAAGACCGCAAAAACTTCGATGCAAAAGTGGCTCAGCTGGCTGCTCAGTACAATGCTTACGAGCCTGTGAAAGGAAGTTTCGTCAACGGTAAATTCACCAGCGGTGAAAATATTGGCGATCTTGGCGGCGTTTCTGTAGCTTATGAAGCACTTCAAATGTATCTGAAAGACAAAGGAAATCCGGGTCTGATCAGTGGTTTCACTCAGGATCAGCGGTTTTTCCTAAGCTGGGCTACCGTTTGGCGTACAAAATCCACAGAGCAGTATATGATCAATCAGGTGAAAACAGATCCGCATTCGCCGGGTGTTTTCAGAGCTTTCGGGCCTTTGGTGAATCAGGATTCTTTCATAAAAGCGTTCGATATTAAGGAAGGTGACAAAATGTATAAGGCACCATCCGAAAGAATTATGATTTGGTAA
- a CDS encoding DUF7674 family protein codes for MNYTEAIKEIVEVIPETELEFNESGKVATPYKVISVFTGQIRNLINSNDRITLMKCLRKMNRLYSKGDQKLKNAIENTFIYSLDSFTFCCEPAFKKMIFSRMSLSLQNNYLHQVYKSGI; via the coding sequence ATGAATTACACAGAAGCAATAAAGGAAATTGTAGAAGTAATCCCCGAAACAGAGCTTGAATTTAATGAGTCTGGCAAAGTGGCAACACCTTACAAGGTAATCAGCGTCTTTACAGGTCAAATCCGAAACCTGATCAACAGCAATGACAGGATAACGCTGATGAAATGTCTCAGAAAAATGAACAGGCTTTACAGCAAGGGCGACCAAAAGCTGAAGAATGCCATCGAAAACACATTTATCTATTCTCTAGACAGCTTTACTTTCTGTTGCGAGCCCGCTTTCAAGAAAATGATTTTCAGCAGAATGTCTTTGAGTCTTCAGAACAATTATCTGCATCAGGTTTACAAATCAGGAATTTAA
- a CDS encoding sigma-54-dependent transcriptional regulator — MNTILIIDDEAKIRSLLSRIISLEGFDVIEAGNLKSGLKKLETSEIDIVICDVKLPDGNGVEFSKILKDKFPVVEVILLTAFGNIPDGVMAIKNGAFDYITKGDDNTRILPLIYKAAEKVALNKRVLHLEKQLNRKQSFDSIIGKSSSITNVVNSARKVADTDATVLLTGETGTGKEVFAQAIHHASMRNKNNFIAINCSAFGKDLLENELFGHKAGAFTGALKDSKGIFEEANQGTVFLDEIGEMPLDLQAKLLRVLESGEFLKVGDNKPIKTDVRIVAATNRDLETEIANGNFREDLYYRINIFQIKLPSLRERTEDIELLVRFFLKSFCLKTGKNITSVSPDYLKALKNHLWKGNIRELRNVIERSVILTDSSELDVESLPFDISIHNDQNSSPTKIMSAFSMASAEKMQIQKVLNHTKGNKAEAARLLEIGIATLYRKVDEYKIS; from the coding sequence GTGAACACCATTCTAATCATCGACGACGAGGCAAAAATAAGATCACTTCTCTCCAGAATTATCAGTCTTGAAGGTTTTGATGTCATCGAAGCAGGCAATCTGAAAAGTGGTCTGAAGAAACTCGAAACTTCAGAGATTGATATTGTGATCTGCGACGTAAAGCTTCCTGATGGTAACGGTGTGGAGTTTTCAAAAATTTTAAAAGATAAATTTCCTGTCGTGGAAGTGATTCTTCTGACTGCTTTCGGCAATATTCCGGATGGCGTTATGGCGATTAAAAACGGGGCTTTTGACTATATCACCAAAGGGGATGACAACACCAGAATTCTGCCTCTTATTTATAAAGCAGCAGAGAAAGTCGCTCTGAACAAACGCGTGCTTCATCTGGAAAAGCAACTCAACAGAAAACAGTCTTTCGACAGCATCATCGGGAAATCATCTTCAATTACGAATGTAGTAAATTCTGCCAGAAAAGTTGCAGATACCGATGCAACGGTGCTTCTGACGGGTGAAACAGGTACAGGCAAAGAAGTTTTTGCACAAGCGATTCACCACGCAAGCATGAGGAATAAAAATAATTTTATCGCGATCAACTGTTCGGCATTCGGGAAAGATTTGCTGGAAAATGAACTGTTTGGTCATAAAGCCGGCGCTTTTACGGGTGCTCTCAAAGACAGCAAAGGTATTTTTGAAGAAGCCAATCAGGGAACGGTTTTTCTGGATGAAATCGGAGAAATGCCACTGGATTTACAGGCAAAACTGTTGCGCGTCTTGGAATCGGGAGAGTTTCTGAAAGTGGGCGACAATAAGCCGATTAAAACGGATGTCAGGATTGTAGCGGCAACCAATAGAGATCTGGAAACTGAAATTGCAAACGGAAATTTCCGTGAAGACCTTTATTACAGAATCAATATTTTTCAGATTAAACTTCCTTCGCTGCGAGAAAGAACGGAAGATATAGAGTTGCTTGTCAGATTTTTCCTGAAAAGTTTTTGCCTTAAAACAGGAAAAAATATCACTTCCGTTTCTCCTGATTATTTGAAGGCATTAAAAAATCATCTATGGAAAGGCAACATCCGTGAACTTCGAAATGTGATTGAACGCAGCGTGATTCTCACAGATTCTTCGGAGCTGGATGTCGAAAGTCTGCCCTTTGATATTTCAATTCATAATGACCAAAATTCTTCTCCAACCAAAATAATGTCTGCTTTTTCTATGGCGAGTGCTGAGAAAATGCAGATTCAGAAGGTGCTTAATCATACCAAAGGCAATAAAGCCGAGGCCGCACGATTACTCGAAATCGGCATCGCCACCCTCTACAGAAAGGTGGACGAGTACAAAATTTCTTAG
- a CDS encoding porin produces MKKILFVLSAVCGITASAQNDSIIKPLTVSGYAEVYYTADFNNPKNNSRPSFVYSHNRNNEINVNLAFIKTAYNTENVRANLALAVGTYMNANYAAEQGVMKNIYEANAGLKISRKHNLWIDAGIFPSHLGFESAVGKDNWTLTRSLFADNSPYFETGAKISYTSQSGKWFLSGLVLNGWQRIQRVDGNSTPAFGHQVTFKPNEKLTVNSSSFIGNDKPDSIRQMRYFHNLYAVYQISKNFGVTAGFDIGAEQKAKESKQYNIWYTPVLIAKYNATEKLSFTARGEYYQDEKGVIIATGTENGFKTFGYSLNADYQIFPNLVWRTEIRNLNSRVAVFMNRIDEFNKNSFTATTALAVSF; encoded by the coding sequence ATGAAAAAAATACTGTTTGTTTTGTCAGCCGTATGTGGAATCACAGCATCTGCACAAAACGATTCTATCATCAAACCCCTTACTGTAAGCGGATACGCTGAAGTTTATTACACTGCGGATTTTAATAATCCTAAAAATAACAGCCGTCCTTCGTTTGTGTACAGTCACAACCGGAACAATGAGATAAACGTCAACTTAGCCTTTATCAAAACGGCTTACAATACCGAAAATGTAAGAGCCAATCTGGCCTTGGCAGTCGGAACGTATATGAATGCCAATTATGCAGCCGAACAGGGTGTGATGAAAAATATTTACGAAGCCAATGCAGGTTTAAAAATTTCCAGAAAACACAATCTGTGGATTGATGCGGGAATTTTCCCGTCTCATTTAGGTTTTGAAAGTGCCGTTGGAAAAGATAACTGGACATTGACACGAAGTCTTTTCGCAGACAATTCGCCTTATTTTGAAACCGGTGCGAAAATTTCCTACACTTCACAAAGCGGAAAATGGTTTTTGAGTGGTTTGGTTCTGAATGGTTGGCAGCGTATTCAGAGAGTTGACGGAAATTCCACGCCTGCATTCGGTCATCAAGTGACTTTTAAGCCTAATGAAAAACTGACCGTCAACAGCAGTTCTTTTATCGGAAACGACAAGCCCGACAGCATTCGACAGATGCGGTATTTTCACAATCTTTACGCAGTGTATCAAATCAGTAAAAATTTTGGGGTAACTGCGGGATTTGACATTGGAGCCGAGCAAAAAGCAAAGGAAAGTAAACAGTACAATATTTGGTACACGCCTGTTTTAATTGCAAAATACAATGCTACAGAAAAACTTAGTTTTACCGCAAGAGGAGAATATTATCAGGATGAAAAAGGAGTCATCATCGCTACCGGAACAGAAAATGGTTTTAAAACTTTTGGATATTCTCTGAATGCCGATTATCAGATCTTTCCGAATCTTGTCTGGCGTACAGAAATCAGAAATTTAAACAGCAGAGTCGCGGTTTTTATGAACAGAATTGATGAGTTTAATAAAAACAGTTTTACGGCAACTACGGCACTGGCAGTTTCATTTTAG